The Thermodesulfobacteriota bacterium genome contains the following window.
TTTCCTCCCATTCATCCCGGCGAGATTCTTCGGGCCGAGTTTCTCGAGCCATTGGGAATCAGCCAGTACCGGCTGGCGAAGGATCTCGGTGTCGCAGCCCGGCGCATCAACGATATTGTGCGCGGTCGTCGGGCTATCACCGCTGATACGGCCCTGCGCCTTGGCCGGTATTTCAACATGGAGGCGCAATTCTGGCTCAACCTCCAATCACACTATGATATGGAGGTTGCGCTGGAGGCCCTGGAGGATC
Protein-coding sequences here:
- a CDS encoding HigA family addiction module antitoxin, yielding MATRDFPPIHPGEILRAEFLEPLGISQYRLAKDLGVAARRINDIVRGRRAITADTALRLGRYFNMEAQFWLNLQSHYDMEVALEALED